DNA sequence from the Ruminococcus albus 7 = DSM 20455 genome:
CAGTAAGTCCACTTGGACCGGCACCTACAACAGCAACCTTATGTCCGTTAGGCTCGGGAAGTTCTATTTCAGGTTCCTTATCCCTCATATAATCAGCTACAAAACGCTCAAGCCTTCCTATGGCAACAGGCTCCCCTTTTATACCCCTTACGCACTTTCCCTCGCACTGATTTTCCTGCGGACATACTCTTCCACAGACAGCAGGGAGTGAGTTTGTTGTTTTGATTATAGAGTAAGCAGAAGCCAGATCACCTTCAGCGACCTTGGCGATAAATTCAGGTATCCTTACACCAACGGGACATCCGGACATACATGGCTTGTTCTTGCAGTTTAGACATCTCATAGCTTCTCTTACTGCTTTTTCCAATGAGTATCCGAGAGTGACCTCATCAAAATTCTTAGCTCTAACTTCAGGTTCCTGCTCTGCAACAGGTGTTTTTTCCTTTCTCATATCAGCCATTGACAGCACCTCCCATAAGTCTGCAAACGTGCTGTTTCTCAGCCTCGTTATAAGTTGAATTTCTTCTTATCAGCTCATTGAAATCAACCTTATGACCGTCAAAATCCGGGCCATCAACACAAGCATATTTTATCTCGCCGCCAACTCTTACACGACATCCGCCGCACATTCCTGTGCCATCGATCATTATCGGGTTAAGAGAAACAATTGTTTTTATATTGTAAGGTTCTGTAACTTTACATATAAACTTCATCATCGGTACAGGACCGATAGCTATTACCTCATCAAAATCAGCACCTGATTCTATAAGCTCTTTGAGCTTGTCTGTAACAAATCCATGATAGCCGTACGAGCCGTCATCGGTACATATATGCAGATCAGTGGATTCTGCTTTCATCTCATCCTCTAGGATTATTATGTCCTTACTTCTGAATCCTGCAATAAGCTGAACGTCAACGCCCATTCTATGCAGTTTCTTAGCTTGAGGATAAGCGATCGCACATCCTACGCCGCCGCCTATGACAGCAACTTTCTTAATATCCGCATCATACTCGGTGGCAACTCCAAGAGGACCTACCACATCACGAATTTCTTCGCCCTGATCCAAAGCAGCAAGCGACATCGTAGAACCACCTATGGTCTGGAAAATGATCGTTACAACACCTTTTTCGCGATCAAAATCTGCAATTGTAAGGGGTATGCGTTCACTGTATTCGTCTGCCCTTACTATTACGAACTGGCCTGCATCTGCTTTTTTTGCAATAAATGGAGCTTCAATATCCATCAGCACAACAGTATCATTGAGCTGTTTTCTCCTTAGTATCTTAAACAATACTATCCCTCCGCAAATCATATTTCATATTATTATACATCATTTAATCGGAAATTACAAGGGGAGGAAAAACAATTATTATTTTCTGTAACAATAATATTAGAATTAATTAATATTTTACAAGAGCTTCGCTTATAGCTTTCCTTTCTTCGATCATCCGTTCATTATTTCTGTTTGAACCGAATAGACTGCTATATGTATAAAGTGAAATTCCTTGACACGACTTACAATCATTGATCTGATTGCCTATAATCCCTACATTACCGTTAAACTCATCGTCTGAATCGATCTTATATACACCGAGCCCTATGTTCAGTGATACATAACCACACTTACATAAATCCTGCCATTCTTGCAGTGTACTTATGAAAGGCTTGACAGCATCATTATATCCATAGTATATCTGTGGGATTATCCTGTCACATATCCCCTCTTGACAGCACCATTCTTCAACATCTGCATACAGCTTAGAAAAGTTATTTTCAATATTCCCCTGAGGAGAGATACTGACTTCAGCGCACACGTCCGCATCTTTTACTCGTTTATATATCAGACGGCACATATCTGTGATATTTTCTCTGCGCCATTCGTCAAGATCTTTTGCACAGTTCGTTTCTGAATAACATTCTGCATCAAAAAGCTTATCTGTAGTCGGATAAAAATAATCATCGTAATGCAGACCGTCAACATCATAATTATCAACTATCTCATATGCGCCATCTGCAATTAGTTTCCTAACCTCAGGGAAGGCAGGATCTAGCCAGAGATACCCGTTTTCATCCGAAAAGCTAACCTGACTATCAGCGTTAAGAAACCATTCAGCCGTTTGATATCCTGAGTGCCTGCTTAGTTCTTCAGCAGTCTGCAAACGCAGAGGATTGATCCAGGCATGAACGGAAAGTCCAAAGCTATGAGCAGTTTCGCAGATTATCTCCAGCGGATCGTAATCACCGCAAAAATACTCCGATTGCGGAAATATTACCGAATCATATATAGCATCACCAAAAGCTCGTACATGAACATAAATCGTATTACATCCAAGTTCTGATATATCATCACAGACAGCATTAAAACCTTTACGGAAATCCTCAGCATTCTCCAAAGACAAAATCGGTGCAAGATCTATATAAGAGATCCACATAGCCTTCTGACGTTCATAATTAATAGGTCTATAGCTATCATTATATTTTTCTTTATGATAATGCTGCGGCTCAGGTGACTGCCCGCGAATTTCTGTTATGACATCATAACTATTATTTCTGGCGCATCCTGTAAGAAATATCACCAGAAGCATTATTAATATCTTTTTCATTGATCATCAGCTCCTCTATAAAATATATGCAGAAGAGCTTTATTCATATAACAAAAATACCGCCGAACAATCGACGGTATTTAATATCAGACTTTTTTGCTTGCAAGCATCAGCAAGGTGATGCCTGCAAAAACCAGATGATATACGATTATTAGTGTTGGAGTGATCTGTGAAAACGACCCAAGTATCATTGATATCAAACATATAGCAGCACCGAGAGCTACAGAACCTGCCTGAATTGCAATACCAAGCTGTGCTGCAGACCTTATCTTTTTAACTCCGCTTATGAGCATCGCAAAAGCCGGGAAATTTCCACTGCACATCATAGATGAGGATTCGCGAACATTATATCCGACTTCATTTTCATACTCTTTATGGTACCTGAACGGCAGCATTTTCACTGAACCGTGATCCAGATCAAAAAGCTTTTCAAGATAATCTTCTGTGATAAATCCGTCAACATTCCTGATGACAGTGACAATACCTTCTCTTTCCAGCGCCTGCATCCACTTGGTAACAGAGATAGAAGGCGATACCTTTATCACGAACATAGTTGATATAACGCCGGAGATCGAAAGGTATAATATAACATTTCCCTTGCCGTATTCCTCTTCTTTTGAAACAGGCGGCAGTCCGTCGATCGAGTGATCTTCCATATGCTTTCTTGTACCGAGAAGGACTCTTTTATTATCTATCCATCCAGAGATACCTTTTTCATCCTCATAAATATAGCTTTCAACAGAATAAAGCATATCCAGCTTTCCTTTAAGTATCTTATAAAAAGAGTTTTTCAGAACGCTGTCCGAACGGAATACAAGGCTTGCTGCCATAAGTATGCATTTATCAAGCGGATAAGTGGAAAGCAGTTTCAGGTTGACCAGATCGACACTTTCTTTCGGGAAAAGATGCGCTGCATCAACAAGCACTGAGTTTGTATCAGAGTATTCATCTACTGCACTGTAACCGAGTATAACAGAAGAATACTGCAAATACTTGCCCGAAGCCTTGTTTATCGGAAGATTGACCGCAAGGATCAAAGAAAGCGATGAACACATCGTAACCGTACCAGAAAATGCAGCAAGAGCAACATAGATCTTCTCGATTCCCGAACCTGCGTGCTTATCACATATAAATGAGAGAAGACCCGTCAGCAGACCTGCAGCCAGTATCAGCGGTGCTGAATACTTTGCAAACTTATCTGAAATATCGGGAGAATAACTATTTTTTATAAAATCATCGACAAATCCGGTCTTACGCATGGCAGCCATGTTCGCATTTACAGGAACAGTTCCTCTGCCAAAATTCACAGCCGAGCTGCCATCAACGCTCTTCACAGCGTATCTGTCAAAATCACCTGCAATATATCTGAAATTCTTCTCTGTGCGCTGAACGGTCATCATCTTGCCGATCGTATTGAAAATAAGCCCCATGATAGCCGCCGATATATATACATGATAAAAGCATTCACGTATAGATTCCGGTTCAAAAAGAGTGGCTATACCTGCAATAACAGACACAAAGATCCCTGCAGCTGCAATAGAATCATTATCAGGCCTACGAAGGAACATATTCCTAATGCCAGCCGTCATAACTGAATAGGATACACCAAGAGCCAGCAGACCCATAATCGTGTTAGAGAACAGGAATGCAGATGGTGACACCGAACGGTCAAAGATCTTAATTACAGGCAATTCAAGGTCATTGGCAACAGTTATCAGCAGACTAGAGAGCCCTGTGAACAAAAGAACACAAAGTCTCAGGAAAAGATTACTTTTGACCTGCAGAATATCATTAAGAATTCTCGGAGCTTCATCATAATTTTCAAACTCCTTCTGACCAAAAGCCGTCTTCTTGTTCCTGTCAGATCCGGTTTCTGTATCTGAAATACTTTCCAGCACAAAGTTCTTGACCTTAGATCTTCTGTGCTGTTCAAGCACCTCTTCCTTACTGAGCTCATCATTTTCCGATACAGAAGTATCGTCAGGGAATATCTCAGGATCCTCGTTGTTTGGGATCAACTTATCTTCAAGATCAAGCCTGATATCTTTAACACTGGTGCGCTTTACAGGTTCATCATGCACCTGACCCTTACGTTTTCGTCTTCCGCTGATATTTGAAATTTTGCGGATCTTGCGGGCAGTATCAAGTGCAGCCTTATCATCAACCGCACCATCAGTAACGACATCTTCTTCAAGAAAATTATCACCTGTCTGAGAATTTAATACTTCTGAACTTAAATATGGATCATCATTTTTGATTTCCTCGTTCACGACAGTTGTATGTCCGGTTCCATCTGAAGTATTTCTTCCGTAAACTGTGTCTTCTCCGACCGAGCTATCAGGTATTACAGCAGAGATATTTTCTTTATCAGACTGAGAAAAGTTTATATCAAAATCATCGGTCTTTTCAGACTTTGATCCTTTATCGGGTCTGTATTTTATGCGGAATTCCGACATGAAATCATCGATAGAATATTTATCTGACAATCCTTATCACTCCCAATCTACTTGATATTACGCTGACGCACGATCTCATACATAAAGATACCTGCAGCAACAGAAGCATTCAAAGAGGTTATCTTACCTGCCATCGGCAGGCTGAGAAGCATATCGCACTTTTCTTTCATAAGTCTGCCCATACCGAACCCCTCAGAGCCAACAACCAGACCTATAGGACCTCTCAGATCGGCACCGGAATAATTTTGACCGGCACCATCAGTTCCGTATATCCATATTCCTTGCTTTTTAAGATCATCAACAGCAGCGGCAAGATTCGGAACTCTTGCAACCGGCAGCCAGCTTGCTGCACCTGCCGAAGTCTTGAATACTGTATGATTCAGTGAAGCACTGCGTCTTTTAGGAATGATGATTCCATGAGCTCCTGCAGCCTCAGCTGTACGTATTATTGCTCCGAGATTATGCGGATCCTCTATCTCATCACATATTATAATAAAAGGATCTTCACTTTTTTCTCTGGCTATGTTGAGTATATCCTCTACTTCAACGTATTCAGCACAAGCACCCACGGCAATAACGCCTTGATGTGCTGCCCCACCCGCCATACTGTCGAGCTTGATCTCCCTGACCTGTTTTACAGGGATATCCCTTTCTTTTGCCAGCTTCAGTATAAGAGAGATAGAACCTTTGGCTTCGGGATTAACGAAGATCATATCGATCAGCTTATCGGCTTTCAGCGCTTCTATAACGGGATTCCTGCCTAGGATAAGCTCTTCTTCGCGTTTATTATCAGTAGTTTTATTGTTATTGATTTTATTTTCTTTCATATCAAAATTCCTTTTTTAAACAACAGTTGTTATTTATTATAGCACAAAAATCCCCAAAAGCCAATAGCTAATGAGGATTTTTTTGCAGTTTAAACAAATATCACAAACGGTTTTAGGGAAATATGTTACCTATCCCAAAGCAAAAAGAAGAATTACAGCTGCCGATAATACGATAAGACCCATGAGTATCCTGATAAGGACTGCTGTATCCTTACAACTATGATGCTCTACATGATTTACGTCACCATGAAATTCTTCGCTGAGCTTTTCCATATACTCCTCTGCCATAACACGAGTATCATTTTCCGAAAACATATCGCAGCACGAATTTACAAACAAAAGTGCCCTATCAAAATATTCACTATTTGTACATTTAATCTCAATAATCTGCTTGTTTACACCTTTTATCACCTTTCAGACATCTCCCCGAATATAAATTACACATTAAAGTCCGTTCGAATGTACTTTTCAACAAAAATATGTTGAAAAGTTGAAAACGCGATTCAAAAATCAACATTCAGCGTTAAAAAGTGTTGAAAAACCTGTTGAAAAGGTTGAAAATTGCGTAAAATTCCAATGATTTCAACAGCTGTTAATTTTGTTGAAAATACAGTTCCGGGACAAAAATATGTACACGAGGTGAAAATCATTTTCACAAAAGAAGCTTTTCGATGCCGCTTAATGTTACTATTATATGAACGAACAGCATTTTCAAGTGTTGGTTTTCTTCTATGTCCGCTTTTATGGTAACTCACAGCGACTATTAATTTGTTAGGGTCAAAAATGACTTTTATATCCATATTTTAGTACACTTGAATATGCATGATATTTATAATGCCTATCTCTGAAAGTCTGTACAAAAATATGTATGTTTATACAGCTGATATATAAGAAAATGATTACATTTTGTAACGAAATTATCGTGTAGTCAGAAACTTGATAGCGCGTTCAATAGAATCCTTTGAATTGCCCCAGTCTGCATCACTCCCATTGTTGCGGTAATCATACATATCACAATAATGAGTAACATCTTTCTCCAGTTCTGTCAGATATTTTTCGGTAAGTTCAGCGCAGGCTTCCTTAAAACTGCCCTGTATCTTCTTATTCATTTTATCCTCGCAGGCAGACACAAGCATATCATAATGGGGCAGACAAAGCATCTCCTGTTCAGCAAACAGCTGACGAAACTCGTTTTGTTGTTCATATAACTCAAACAAAGTAACCATTATTCGGGACATTCCCCACTCAATCTTATTACACACAAAACAATCATTATTAACAGCGGAAACTCGTTTCTGCTTGGCTGACTTACCCTCGAAGATGCTCTGCCTTTTAAGGACATTCTTCTGGAGTGACTGCAAATGTGTTGACAGCATCAGCGCCAGTGAAAGACGGTTCTTGCAGGCACGCATCTGCTCGAAATGGGTCTTGCAGAAGCCCTGCTTGTTAGTTTCTATACGAACATCCGGCTCCATCATCGCGGCACCCATTATGTATTCGATTGTACGCTGTTCTAAGGTATCCCGAAGCCTGCATATGGGGCATCCGCATTTCGGCTCGAATATTTCTGTAACGGGTATGGTAAGAATACTTTCTCTCATTGAAAAACTTCCTTTCGCTGTTAGGCAAAAAATATCTTGAAAATTGTTTCATTATATAGTATAATGTATTTTGATGAAATTTGCAAGTGTCTTATAAAGGTGAATACTATGCTCATAAGTTACGATAAAGGTGATATCACTATCACCGATACCGACGAAATCATTACGCTCATACTTGATCTTGCCGAAAAGGGCATGAACGAGATATGGATAAGTGAAGACAACACGTCTTATCCCGCGCTTGCAGTGCTTGTCAACGGAAGATATGCCTGTCTGAACTATTTCGGGAATGACAACGGAGATATGTATATGTCCCGCGGGAAAGAGAATGTTGAAGTATCATTTAACCCCGGCGGAACAGAATGGGTTGCGCCGGCAGACGCAGTTTTACCTATAAATACTGCTATCGACTGTATAAGACAATTCTGCAAGAACTATAAACTGCCCGACTGTATAGAATGGCAGAACGGAGTGTGAACATAATGGACTACAAAAAAGACGGTAAAGATATACTGCTCTGTCAGGAGGACTTTGATCTTGACCAGACCCTTGACTGCGGTCAGGCGTTCAGGTGGGAAAAGACTGACGAAAATACCTACAGCGGAGCTTTTCTAAATAAGAAACTGGTTATAAGCTGTGAGAACGGAAAAGATGTTTTCAAGCTTCACGATACCACCGAGGTAGACTTTCTTTCATTGTGGGCAGATTATTTCGATCTTTCCACCGATTACAGTGAACTTAAAAGGCGTTTTTCCGAGGACGAAACTCTGTCAAAAGCCTGTAAATACGCAAGCGGTATACGGATACTCCGACAAGACAGCTGGGAAGCGCTCTCCTCTTTCATAATCAGCCAGAATAATAATATTCCACGAATCAAGGGCATAATAGGTCGGCTTTGCGAACACTGCGGCGGATATCCCGCATGGCAGGAACTCACCGAGGAGACCGAGGAAAGCCTTGCTTATCTCCGCGCAGGATTCAGGGCGAAATACCTTGTTGACGCTGTACAGAAGATACAAAGCGGTACCATAGATCTCGAAAAAATACGAAGCATGGATATCGAATGCGCTCGCAAGCTTTTGCAGACCATCAAAGGCGTAGGACCCAAGGTCGCAGAATGTGCGCTGCTCTTCGGCTTTTATCGTACAGAAGCTTTTCCTATAGATGTATGGGTAAAACGGGTTATGGCAAACTGGTATCCCAATGGTCTGCCTGAATGTATCAAAGGATACGAAGGCATAGCACAGCAATATCTTTTCCATTATATAAGAACTTCTGAGGAAGCAGCTGCTTCACTGAAATAAAGGAGGAAATTTGATTGACTTTTGTTCTTATTGGTATCGCATTGATACCTACCATCATTATTTTCTCAGCAGTGCTGAAAAAGACACCGACTGTAAAAAAAGAACCTTTTAAAAGAGTGGCTAAGGTATTCATTATAAGTGCACTATCAACTATAATTGCTGCAATATTGGAAGTTATTGGTAAGGATATAGTGGCTGTTGCATATAGTTCCGATGCAGATAAAATAGCAAGTATGTCCGGATATTTTGTGCTTTGCCTGTTAGTTATCGGTCCATCAGAGGAAGCCTGCAAATATTTCACATTCAAGCAAAATATCTTTAATGACAGGGAGTTTGATCATACCTATGACGGCGTTGTTTATGGCGCAGCTG
Encoded proteins:
- the rlmB gene encoding 23S rRNA (guanosine(2251)-2'-O)-methyltransferase RlmB, with the translated sequence MKENKINNNKTTDNKREEELILGRNPVIEALKADKLIDMIFVNPEAKGSISLILKLAKERDIPVKQVREIKLDSMAGGAAHQGVIAVGACAEYVEVEDILNIAREKSEDPFIIICDEIEDPHNLGAIIRTAEAAGAHGIIIPKRRSASLNHTVFKTSAGAASWLPVARVPNLAAAVDDLKKQGIWIYGTDGAGQNYSGADLRGPIGLVVGSEGFGMGRLMKEKCDMLLSLPMAGKITSLNASVAAGIFMYEIVRQRNIK
- a CDS encoding DUF6062 family protein, with protein sequence MRESILTIPVTEIFEPKCGCPICRLRDTLEQRTIEYIMGAAMMEPDVRIETNKQGFCKTHFEQMRACKNRLSLALMLSTHLQSLQKNVLKRQSIFEGKSAKQKRVSAVNNDCFVCNKIEWGMSRIMVTLFELYEQQNEFRQLFAEQEMLCLPHYDMLVSACEDKMNKKIQGSFKEACAELTEKYLTELEKDVTHYCDMYDYRNNGSDADWGNSKDSIERAIKFLTTR
- a CDS encoding Imm1 family immunity protein, which encodes MLISYDKGDITITDTDEIITLILDLAEKGMNEIWISEDNTSYPALAVLVNGRYACLNYFGNDNGDMYMSRGKENVEVSFNPGGTEWVAPADAVLPINTAIDCIRQFCKNYKLPDCIEWQNGV
- a CDS encoding sulfide/dihydroorotate dehydrogenase-like FAD/NAD-binding protein, with protein sequence MFKILRRKQLNDTVVLMDIEAPFIAKKADAGQFVIVRADEYSERIPLTIADFDREKGVVTIIFQTIGGSTMSLAALDQGEEIRDVVGPLGVATEYDADIKKVAVIGGGVGCAIAYPQAKKLHRMGVDVQLIAGFRSKDIIILEDEMKAESTDLHICTDDGSYGYHGFVTDKLKELIESGADFDEVIAIGPVPMMKFICKVTEPYNIKTIVSLNPIMIDGTGMCGGCRVRVGGEIKYACVDGPDFDGHKVDFNELIRRNSTYNEAEKQHVCRLMGGAVNG
- a CDS encoding DNA-3-methyladenine glycosylase family protein, translating into MDYKKDGKDILLCQEDFDLDQTLDCGQAFRWEKTDENTYSGAFLNKKLVISCENGKDVFKLHDTTEVDFLSLWADYFDLSTDYSELKRRFSEDETLSKACKYASGIRILRQDSWEALSSFIISQNNNIPRIKGIIGRLCEHCGGYPAWQELTEETEESLAYLRAGFRAKYLVDAVQKIQSGTIDLEKIRSMDIECARKLLQTIKGVGPKVAECALLFGFYRTEAFPIDVWVKRVMANWYPNGLPECIKGYEGIAQQYLFHYIRTSEEAAASLK
- a CDS encoding glycoside hydrolase family 10 protein yields the protein MKKILIMLLVIFLTGCARNNSYDVITEIRGQSPEPQHYHKEKYNDSYRPINYERQKAMWISYIDLAPILSLENAEDFRKGFNAVCDDISELGCNTIYVHVRAFGDAIYDSVIFPQSEYFCGDYDPLEIICETAHSFGLSVHAWINPLRLQTAEELSRHSGYQTAEWFLNADSQVSFSDENGYLWLDPAFPEVRKLIADGAYEIVDNYDVDGLHYDDYFYPTTDKLFDAECYSETNCAKDLDEWRRENITDMCRLIYKRVKDADVCAEVSISPQGNIENNFSKLYADVEEWCCQEGICDRIIPQIYYGYNDAVKPFISTLQEWQDLCKCGYVSLNIGLGVYKIDSDDEFNGNVGIIGNQINDCKSCQGISLYTYSSLFGSNRNNERMIEERKAISEALVKY